A window from Marinagarivorans cellulosilyticus encodes these proteins:
- the fliD gene encoding flagellar filament capping protein FliD, which yields MIENNIIQSLGAGSGIDSRNLVTQLTEIERSAPQARIDTKTELKETQISDFGKIKSALSTFQASVEALTSDEGLFSKSASFTESDALVPTGLGTDVASGTYKFEVTSLAQSQSLASPEFSSEDDQVGEGTLTFNFGHWDSGTFEGDADATPTTITIDSTNNSLKGLRDEINNAEMGVTASIVNNGSGYVLLMTAESGENNELEITVAEAGGSPTDTDDNDLSRFGYTAELLSDPMVTPTRLTQQQAGTDATLVVNSLTVNRSTNSVTDVVDGLTLDLLKSSPGEIISVTVSDDIEFAKQTTRDFVDAYNALLEELEPVIGYDEENEQYGSLVNDSLAKSVVGQMRNIFASSVTGLPEDATFKALTNLGIRTELDGTLSITDKEFDAAFKDNLEDVQNLLSASTKSSASDITVNSFGKQTVAGEYDIVVTTTPRKGAFTGDTVAQGFPFDTDSLSFGLNLIVNGVESDLITVPTDVTYDTEADLAAAMQSAINADANLKAAGATVTVAFDTDHFVMTSTKYGASSNVNVDSVTGDVDSFLKIAQGNGSAGRDVAGTVDGVVGFGLGQVLLPKLGEAAEGLSVVVGENATSTTVNFSRGVGGQLDELIDTFLQSNGLIDKREETLERDISTLEGEEERLDRRMSAYEERLMQQFIAMENILNGLNNSGSFLDNLFKSLPFTSSKD from the coding sequence ATGATTGAAAACAATATTATCCAATCATTAGGTGCCGGATCGGGTATCGATTCGCGTAATCTCGTTACGCAGCTGACCGAAATTGAGCGCTCTGCACCGCAAGCACGTATTGATACAAAAACAGAATTAAAAGAAACTCAAATTTCAGATTTTGGAAAAATTAAAAGTGCACTATCGACCTTTCAAGCATCTGTAGAAGCGCTGACCTCGGACGAAGGGTTATTTAGTAAAAGCGCATCGTTTACTGAAAGTGACGCGTTGGTGCCGACGGGCCTAGGTACCGACGTTGCCTCAGGTACTTATAAGTTTGAGGTGACCTCCCTTGCGCAATCACAGTCTTTAGCGTCGCCAGAGTTTTCCAGTGAAGATGATCAAGTTGGCGAGGGTACCTTAACGTTTAATTTTGGCCACTGGGATAGTGGCACCTTTGAAGGTGATGCTGATGCGACGCCTACCACAATAACCATTGACTCCACCAACAATAGCCTTAAAGGCCTAAGAGACGAAATCAATAATGCTGAAATGGGTGTAACAGCATCGATCGTGAATAATGGTAGCGGTTATGTGTTATTGATGACGGCAGAGTCGGGTGAAAATAATGAACTCGAAATAACCGTTGCGGAAGCGGGTGGTTCACCCACAGATACTGACGATAATGATCTTTCCCGGTTTGGTTATACGGCTGAATTGTTGTCTGACCCAATGGTAACACCCACGCGCTTAACCCAGCAGCAAGCCGGCACCGATGCCACTTTGGTTGTTAACAGTTTAACGGTTAACCGCAGTACTAATTCGGTCACCGATGTGGTTGATGGCTTAACACTTGATTTATTAAAGTCGTCCCCAGGTGAAATTATTTCGGTCACGGTATCGGACGATATCGAATTTGCCAAACAAACCACCCGCGACTTTGTTGATGCCTATAATGCCTTGCTCGAAGAGTTAGAACCTGTGATTGGCTACGACGAAGAGAATGAGCAATATGGTTCGTTAGTGAATGATTCTTTGGCGAAATCTGTGGTAGGGCAAATGCGTAATATCTTTGCTTCAAGCGTGACAGGTTTGCCAGAAGATGCGACTTTTAAAGCGTTAACAAATTTAGGTATTCGTACAGAGTTAGATGGCACATTAAGCATTACCGACAAAGAATTTGATGCCGCCTTCAAAGACAACCTAGAAGACGTTCAAAATTTGTTATCAGCCAGTACCAAATCCAGTGCTAGCGATATTACGGTGAACAGCTTTGGTAAACAAACGGTTGCTGGTGAATACGATATCGTCGTTACTACAACGCCGCGTAAAGGTGCTTTTACTGGTGATACAGTTGCTCAGGGTTTTCCTTTCGATACTGACTCGTTATCGTTTGGATTGAACCTGATTGTCAATGGTGTGGAATCTGATTTAATTACGGTCCCTACCGATGTTACTTACGATACAGAAGCGGATTTGGCGGCTGCGATGCAAAGCGCCATTAATGCCGATGCAAACTTAAAAGCGGCGGGCGCTACTGTTACAGTAGCGTTCGATACAGATCACTTCGTGATGACATCAACAAAGTACGGTGCTAGCTCGAATGTTAATGTCGATTCTGTAACGGGTGATGTTGATTCCTTCTTGAAAATAGCACAAGGCAATGGCAGTGCAGGCCGCGATGTGGCAGGCACCGTTGATGGCGTGGTGGGTTTTGGCTTGGGGCAGGTGTTATTGCCTAAATTAGGCGAGGCTGCTGAAGGTCTAAGTGTAGTGGTGGGTGAAAATGCAACTAGCACGACGGTCAACTTCTCTCGTGGTGTGGGTGGGCAGCTGGACGAGCTAATTGATACCTTTTTGCAATCTAATGGCTTAATTGATAAACGTGAAGAAACATTAGAGCGTGATATTTCAACATTAGAAGGTGAAGAAGAGCGATTAGATCGCCGCATGAGCGCTTACGAAGAGCGCTTAATGCAGCAATTTATTGCGATGGAAAATATCCTTAACGGCTTGAACAACTCCGGTAGTTTTTTAGATAATTTATTTAAGTCGTTGCCATTTACTTCATCAAAAGATTAG
- a CDS encoding flagellin: MPLYINTNVSSLNAQRQLNKAGMGVDTAMERLSSGSRINSAADDAAGLAISNRQTSQIRGLDQAVRNANDGISLIQTAEGALSETTNILQRMRELSIQSANGIYGDNDRATLDAEVQQLVSELDRIAETTSFNGQNILDGSTGKIELQVGAQANQTIGFEVAAVDADTLGMGSLSADVVSDEISATFSTLSFSDQDVLINGQAVGAISAGSTVEDLVTKINDNVNGVTAETAVELTASSVGTGVVGTTASVVTLTNNDGTTQSIQIKNTDSLQEYADAVNEGFGGRVSATIGDDGKLSMSAEGAKTLAVTGTDTTGSDGTAQAKLILTSDSGDDITIKRGATGTMTDLNNLGFREMDSGGVIEGVGLVATSNGANESLTAGDLTINGTVIDHNDTDSLQGKIDNINDVSDQTGVTAKAYSTASIDMTSFVATGGAGTDNLEINGIQVDLALSNTGTTEDVVTALNTFTDQTGVSARLQGTNIILESDQGAINISNATANTFFGSSTGIESITKATITTASATGTFAEATTTMTSANSFTAEAGLKLVSENGNPISVELKDGFDNARLGLKESNNLGEGSFGTSLSSISIDTAANAQKAISVIDNALETVNDIRSDLGAASNRLDFTISNLSNVSENTSAARSRIMDADFAAETAALSRSQVLQQASQAMLAQANSRPQQVLSLLQ; this comes from the coding sequence ATGCCACTTTATATCAATACCAACGTTTCATCTCTGAATGCGCAGCGTCAGCTGAACAAAGCAGGTATGGGAGTTGACACAGCAATGGAACGCTTGTCTTCGGGTAGCAGGATCAACTCTGCCGCGGATGATGCTGCGGGCCTTGCAATTTCTAACCGCCAAACTTCACAAATTCGTGGTTTGGATCAAGCCGTACGTAATGCGAACGACGGTATATCATTAATTCAAACCGCTGAAGGCGCACTGTCGGAAACGACAAACATTCTGCAGCGTATGCGCGAACTGTCTATTCAGTCTGCTAACGGTATTTACGGCGATAACGACCGCGCCACCCTGGATGCAGAGGTGCAGCAGCTAGTATCTGAATTAGACCGTATTGCAGAAACCACCTCTTTCAACGGGCAAAACATTCTTGATGGCAGCACCGGTAAAATTGAGCTGCAAGTGGGTGCGCAAGCTAACCAAACCATTGGTTTTGAAGTGGCCGCTGTGGATGCTGATACTCTGGGCATGGGTTCGCTTAGTGCCGATGTGGTGAGTGACGAGATTTCTGCGACCTTCTCTACGTTGTCTTTCTCTGACCAAGATGTATTAATCAATGGCCAAGCCGTCGGTGCTATTTCTGCGGGTTCAACGGTAGAAGATCTTGTTACTAAGATTAACGATAATGTAAACGGCGTTACCGCAGAAACAGCGGTAGAGCTAACGGCTTCTAGTGTGGGCACGGGTGTTGTCGGTACGACAGCTTCTGTTGTAACCCTCACTAACAACGACGGTACTACCCAGTCAATCCAAATCAAAAACACCGACAGCTTACAAGAGTACGCCGATGCGGTTAACGAAGGCTTTGGTGGCCGTGTAAGTGCAACCATTGGTGACGATGGCAAGCTCAGTATGTCGGCTGAAGGCGCTAAAACATTGGCGGTTACTGGCACCGATACCACCGGTAGTGACGGTACTGCACAAGCCAAGCTTATTTTAACGTCTGACAGTGGCGATGATATTACGATTAAACGTGGCGCTACTGGCACCATGACGGACTTGAATAACCTCGGCTTCCGCGAAATGGATTCTGGTGGTGTTATTGAAGGTGTAGGTTTGGTAGCGACCTCTAACGGTGCTAACGAATCCCTAACCGCCGGCGATCTCACTATTAATGGTACGGTCATTGACCATAACGATACCGATAGCTTGCAGGGCAAAATCGATAACATCAACGATGTGTCGGATCAAACTGGCGTAACAGCGAAGGCTTATTCTACAGCCAGTATTGATATGACAAGCTTTGTGGCCACTGGTGGTGCTGGTACTGACAACCTTGAAATTAATGGTATTCAGGTAGATTTGGCCTTATCGAATACTGGTACTACTGAAGATGTCGTGACGGCGTTAAACACCTTTACTGACCAAACCGGTGTTTCGGCAAGGTTGCAGGGCACTAATATTATTCTAGAGTCTGACCAAGGCGCGATTAATATCAGTAATGCTACCGCTAACACGTTCTTTGGATCTTCAACAGGTATTGAGTCCATCACTAAAGCCACTATTACAACGGCTTCTGCGACAGGTACTTTTGCTGAAGCAACCACCACCATGACATCGGCAAACTCGTTTACCGCTGAAGCTGGTTTGAAATTGGTTAGCGAAAATGGCAACCCCATTAGCGTTGAGCTGAAAGACGGTTTCGACAATGCTCGCTTAGGCTTGAAAGAGTCGAACAACCTGGGTGAAGGGTCATTTGGTACATCACTATCTTCCATCAGTATCGACACCGCAGCAAACGCTCAAAAGGCGATTAGCGTAATCGATAATGCATTGGAAACAGTGAACGACATTCGATCTGACTTGGGTGCGGCGAGTAACCGGCTCGATTTCACAATCTCGAACTTGTCGAACGTATCCGAGAATACATCGGCAGCACGTTCACGAATTATGGATGCGGACTTCGCAGCGGAAACGGCAGCATTAAGCCGCTCGCAGGTTCTACAGCAAGCTTCACAGGCCATGTTGGCTCAGGCGAATTCTCGTCCACAACAAGTCTTGTCGCTACTGCAGTAA
- a CDS encoding glycosyl hydrolase 53 family protein — protein sequence MFTPLIRANAWQCFTLLAIVTLIPACTGSNASSSHENTSSSRSSQASSQIQVSSAASSTSAIAPSSVQSSSSTAAVSSSASPIGYTDGDFILGMDISYWSEQLDQGAIYIDTDGQEKDLLELLKNHGINFIRLRTFVDPTSPHGYTSTAGGANAGCHGKAQAYNGKEDIVRTAKRIKAAGMGFLLDFHYSDTWADPGKQVIPDAWRNSNSIEALAQQVRLYTMDTLEALRAENALPNMVQIGNESTPGLLVHSATNATDCWGNNSIAHTGPNGAANNNNWGNLATLLKAGIAGVNSVGANIKTLLHIENFHHPDGLEWWVDSALAQGVAFDVLGLSAYEEFQGPASEWRTTMQRISSRYPQLSFSFVEYNPRGRLLNDIMHELPDNRGLGTFFWEPTESGFWGNALFTQQGNRYQANPEDFAVYDQIVEDYGLRKLP from the coding sequence ATGTTTACCCCACTAATACGCGCAAATGCTTGGCAATGCTTTACCCTCCTTGCGATAGTTACTTTAATACCGGCATGTACAGGGTCGAACGCATCATCAAGCCATGAAAACACAAGCAGTAGCCGTTCAAGCCAAGCATCCAGCCAAATACAGGTTTCTAGCGCGGCATCTAGTACTAGCGCAATTGCACCGTCCAGTGTGCAGTCCTCGTCGAGCACAGCCGCGGTCTCTTCCTCTGCATCTCCTATAGGTTATACAGACGGCGATTTTATTTTGGGAATGGACATTTCTTACTGGTCAGAGCAGCTAGACCAAGGCGCTATTTACATCGATACCGATGGCCAAGAAAAAGACCTGCTCGAATTACTGAAGAACCACGGCATTAACTTTATTCGCTTGCGAACCTTTGTTGACCCGACGTCCCCCCATGGGTATACATCAACCGCTGGCGGCGCTAATGCTGGCTGTCACGGCAAAGCGCAAGCATATAATGGCAAGGAAGATATCGTACGCACGGCCAAACGCATTAAAGCCGCCGGCATGGGCTTTTTGCTCGATTTCCACTATTCCGACACCTGGGCAGATCCAGGCAAACAGGTGATTCCCGATGCTTGGCGCAACAGCAACAGTATTGAAGCTTTAGCCCAACAAGTACGGCTGTACACCATGGATACATTAGAGGCACTACGCGCTGAAAACGCCTTACCCAACATGGTTCAAATAGGTAATGAAAGTACACCGGGTTTACTGGTGCACAGCGCAACCAATGCAACCGATTGCTGGGGCAACAATTCCATAGCACATACAGGCCCTAATGGTGCAGCCAATAATAACAACTGGGGCAATTTGGCAACGCTATTAAAAGCGGGCATTGCTGGCGTTAACAGCGTAGGAGCCAATATCAAAACGCTGCTCCATATTGAGAACTTTCATCACCCAGACGGGCTTGAGTGGTGGGTCGATAGCGCCCTTGCGCAAGGCGTTGCGTTTGATGTTTTGGGGCTTTCGGCCTACGAAGAATTTCAAGGGCCAGCAAGCGAGTGGCGCACGACTATGCAACGCATTTCAAGCCGCTACCCGCAATTATCGTTTTCTTTTGTCGAGTACAACCCTCGCGGCCGATTGCTTAACGACATTATGCACGAGCTACCCGACAATCGTGGCTTAGGCACCTTTTTTTGGGAGCCTACAGAGTCAGGTTTTTGGGGCAATGCTTTATTTACTCAGCAAGGCAACCGTTACCAGGCGAACCCCGAAGACTTCGCCGTTTATGATCAAATAGTAGAGGATTATGGCTTAAGAAAATTACCTTAA
- a CDS encoding flagellin produces the protein MPLVINTNIASLNAQRQLVNSGNELSTAMERLSSGKRINTAADDAAGLAISNRMTAQVRGLNQAVRNANDGISLIQTAEGALDETTNILQRMRELAIQSANGIYDDSNRKTLDAEVQQLISELDRIAQTTTFNGQTLLDGSLGNVELQVGSQANQTIEFNIQAMDAKTLGMGSVSVDVLGSEITSTLSSLSLDESDIQINGQSIGSFDGSSDTFQDLIDGVNDNVLGVEATGYTSLEGTTVGDGVLENGNKLQITLVSADGSGNNVFNITDTDNLAQLAEKISTVTGGAVSADIDDSGQLIISNNSGSTIEVMGVDATGSSNAAAEIIERATGFNTYDGAAATTDQAYGQIILTSEHGDPITVSRGATGTLEDLQNLGFRESDEAGVVKGVGLGSTGAAQAWNVGDLTINGIVIDNDDTDSLQGKVNAINEQSADSGVVAQAFASLSIDISTADLTVVSAAADNLTLNGVTIDLGLSANATASDIVDGFNANTDLTGVTARLSGTRIMLESDQGSINITSPSANSIIASGTALAGANFQSYITSSTGTLVNSSVAATSGLSLVVEAGLKLVSTSEQPISIELGDNADPQTLGLIEANSTAGGRFGTAIASVSVDTVAKAQKAIGVVDNALDAINDVRSQLGAVNNRLDFTINNLLVVSENTSAAKSRIMDADFAAETAALSRAQVLQQASQAMLAQANAASQQVLQLLQG, from the coding sequence GCCATTTCTAATCGAATGACGGCGCAAGTCCGTGGCCTAAACCAAGCGGTAAGAAATGCCAACGATGGCATTTCATTAATTCAAACCGCCGAAGGTGCCCTGGATGAAACCACCAATATTCTGCAGCGTATGCGAGAGCTGGCAATCCAATCGGCTAACGGAATTTATGATGATTCCAACCGAAAAACATTGGATGCGGAAGTTCAGCAGCTTATTAGTGAGCTAGATCGTATTGCACAAACCACCACCTTTAATGGCCAAACATTATTAGATGGCAGTTTAGGGAATGTAGAATTACAAGTCGGTTCACAAGCAAATCAAACCATTGAATTTAATATTCAAGCGATGGATGCTAAAACCTTGGGTATGGGGTCTGTGAGTGTGGACGTGCTGGGGTCGGAAATTACTTCAACACTAAGCTCGTTAAGTTTAGATGAATCAGACATTCAAATAAATGGCCAATCTATTGGCAGTTTTGATGGCTCGTCAGATACCTTTCAAGATCTTATCGATGGTGTTAATGATAATGTACTGGGTGTCGAGGCCACAGGTTATACCTCACTCGAAGGGACAACCGTGGGTGACGGCGTATTGGAGAACGGTAATAAATTGCAAATTACCTTGGTGTCTGCTGATGGTAGCGGAAACAATGTATTTAATATTACTGATACCGATAATCTCGCTCAGCTGGCTGAAAAAATTAGCACCGTGACCGGCGGTGCGGTCAGCGCAGACATCGACGATAGCGGGCAGCTTATCATTAGTAATAATAGTGGTTCGACCATTGAAGTGATGGGCGTTGATGCAACTGGCTCCTCTAACGCGGCGGCAGAAATAATTGAACGGGCGACCGGTTTTAATACTTACGATGGCGCCGCGGCAACAACCGACCAAGCTTATGGGCAAATAATATTAACTTCCGAACACGGTGACCCAATTACGGTATCGCGTGGTGCGACGGGTACCTTGGAAGACCTACAAAACTTAGGCTTCCGCGAAAGTGATGAGGCGGGTGTTGTTAAAGGTGTGGGTTTAGGTTCTACCGGGGCGGCACAGGCTTGGAATGTCGGAGATTTGACGATAAATGGTATTGTGATTGATAACGACGATACCGATAGCTTGCAAGGTAAAGTCAATGCCATTAATGAACAAAGCGCCGATAGCGGTGTAGTGGCGCAAGCATTTGCTTCGTTATCTATCGATATTAGTACCGCCGATTTAACCGTAGTCTCAGCCGCGGCAGATAATCTGACACTTAACGGTGTGACTATCGACTTGGGCCTTTCGGCTAATGCGACAGCATCGGATATTGTCGATGGGTTTAATGCGAATACCGACTTAACAGGGGTAACGGCTAGGTTGTCGGGTACACGAATTATGTTGGAGTCCGATCAAGGCTCTATCAATATTACTAGCCCTTCAGCTAACAGTATTATTGCCAGCGGCACTGCGCTAGCTGGGGCGAATTTCCAATCGTACATTACCTCCAGTACGGGCACCTTGGTGAACTCTAGTGTTGCTGCAACGTCAGGGCTTTCGCTGGTGGTAGAGGCGGGGTTAAAACTGGTTTCTACCAGCGAGCAACCAATTAGTATTGAACTGGGTGACAATGCCGATCCGCAAACGCTTGGTTTAATTGAAGCTAATTCCACGGCGGGAGGTCGCTTTGGTACGGCCATTGCCAGTGTTAGTGTTGATACAGTCGCCAAAGCGCAAAAGGCTATCGGTGTAGTCGATAATGCACTGGATGCCATTAATGATGTGCGCTCGCAGCTGGGTGCTGTTAATAACCGGCTTGATTTCACCATTAATAATTTATTAGTCGTGTCGGAAAACACCTCGGCGGCCAAGTCGCGGATTATGGATGCCGATTTTGCAGCAGAAACCGCAGCGCTAAGCCGAGCACAAGTACTGCAGCAAGCCTCGCAGGCAATGCTGGCGCAAGCCAATGCGGCGTCGCAGCAAGTGCTCCAGTTGTTACAGGGTTAA
- a CDS encoding flagellar protein FlaG — MNDISVIRPSFPTASVASKTPVSTAPVEESGKGLPLSTTKPAKTESIQSENPVEDVDKVSQAAEVERDREAANKALEEAVDTANDFVQTVQRDLHFSIDDETERTVVKVVESSSGEIIRQIPNETFLELARKMKENGEVNLVNATG; from the coding sequence ATGAACGATATCAGTGTTATTCGGCCCAGCTTTCCGACAGCGTCGGTAGCGTCTAAAACACCGGTTTCAACAGCGCCTGTGGAAGAAAGCGGCAAAGGTTTACCGCTATCAACAACAAAGCCTGCAAAAACAGAGTCAATACAATCGGAAAACCCTGTTGAAGATGTCGATAAGGTGAGCCAAGCAGCTGAAGTTGAACGCGATCGCGAGGCGGCTAATAAAGCGCTAGAAGAAGCGGTAGATACAGCAAATGACTTCGTGCAGACCGTACAGCGCGATCTACACTTTAGTATTGATGATGAAACCGAGCGAACAGTGGTTAAAGTTGTGGAATCGAGCAGCGGTGAGATTATCCGGCAGATCCCCAACGAAACCTTTTTAGAGCTGGCACGAAAGATGAAGGAAAACGGTGAGGTTAACTTGGTGAATGCAACAGGTTAA